A part of Desulfofundulus salinus genomic DNA contains:
- the sigK gene encoding RNA polymerase sporulation sigma factor SigK, whose product MFSGLWALLCLSLVNGLLLLVSYIASNIFPQPLSEEEEAHYLNLAARGDEKARAVLVEHNLRLVAHIVKKYEGTGEDTDDLISTGTIGLIKAINSFDPKKGTRLATYAARCIENEILMHLRLIKKIRQEVSLYDPVGVDKEGNEIALIEILGTHPEVVTEIVENQFELKHLLERIGQLSPQEKKVLTLRFGLSSGIRATQREVARKLGISRSYVSRIEKKALYKLTREMKKESPPAP is encoded by the coding sequence GTGTTTTCCGGCCTCTGGGCTTTGCTCTGTTTGTCCCTGGTCAACGGTTTACTGCTCCTGGTTTCCTATATAGCCAGTAACATTTTCCCGCAACCGTTGTCCGAGGAAGAAGAAGCACACTACTTAAACCTGGCTGCCCGGGGAGACGAAAAGGCCCGGGCTGTTCTGGTAGAACACAACCTGCGCCTGGTGGCCCATATAGTGAAAAAGTATGAGGGCACGGGCGAGGACACAGACGATTTGATTTCTACAGGAACTATCGGACTTATTAAAGCCATCAACTCCTTTGATCCCAAGAAAGGAACCCGCCTGGCCACCTATGCTGCCCGGTGCATAGAAAATGAGATCCTCATGCATTTAAGACTGATCAAAAAAATACGCCAGGAGGTCTCTTTATACGATCCCGTTGGCGTGGATAAGGAAGGCAATGAAATCGCCCTGATCGAAATCCTGGGTACACACCCGGAAGTAGTAACCGAAATAGTTGAGAACCAGTTTGAACTAAAACACCTGCTGGAAAGAATTGGCCAGCTAAGCCCCCAGGAAAAAAAGGTTCTGACCCTGCGGTTTGGTTTAAGCAGTGGCATCCGTGCAACTCAACGGGAAGTCGCCCGGAAGCTGGGAATATCCAGGTCCTATGTGTCCCGTATTGAAAAGAAAGCCCTCTACAAGTTAACCCGGGAGATGAAAAAAGAAAGCCCCCCTGCACCATAG
- a CDS encoding chorismate synthase, translating to MLRYLTAGESHGPALTVIIEGLPAGLALPEDYVNRQLARRQGGYGRGGRMRIEQDRVRFLAGVRGGFTLGSPVALYIENRDWASWQEIMDPGAAARLDQRVVTRPRPGHADLAGALKYGHRDIRNVLERASARETAARVAAGSVARRLLEELGIEIIGHVVRIGPVAAPELDLIREMPSTPPGGAGKGPDEAEEDGGCGPGRPGGSPGVDLRRLREILDASPVYCLHRETAEAMMREIDRAREAGDSLGGVFEIRVYGLPPGLGSYVHWDRRLDGRLAGALMSIQAIKGVEIGLGFAGAALPGSQVHDEIFYSRERGFHRRTNRAGGLEGGVTNGEPLIVRAAMKPIPTLYKPLRSVDLASKEPFTASVERSDVCAVPAACVVGEAVVAWELAAACVEKFGGDTLQEMKANYQQYLDYLKTRI from the coding sequence ATGTTGCGTTATTTAACAGCCGGAGAATCACATGGTCCTGCTTTGACGGTCATCATTGAAGGGTTACCCGCCGGATTGGCCCTGCCGGAAGATTATGTAAACCGGCAACTGGCCCGGCGCCAGGGCGGCTACGGCCGGGGCGGCCGCATGCGGATCGAGCAGGACCGGGTGCGTTTTCTGGCCGGAGTCAGGGGTGGTTTTACGCTGGGCAGCCCCGTAGCCCTGTACATCGAAAACCGGGACTGGGCCAGCTGGCAGGAGATTATGGATCCCGGTGCTGCTGCCCGGCTGGACCAGCGGGTGGTCACCAGGCCCAGGCCGGGCCACGCCGACCTGGCCGGGGCTTTAAAATACGGTCACCGGGATATCCGCAACGTGCTGGAACGGGCCAGCGCCCGGGAGACGGCCGCCCGGGTGGCCGCCGGCAGTGTGGCCCGCCGTCTTCTGGAGGAACTGGGCATAGAGATCATCGGTCATGTGGTGCGTATCGGGCCGGTAGCGGCACCGGAACTGGACTTAATCCGGGAAATGCCGTCCACCCCTCCGGGCGGGGCCGGTAAAGGGCCGGATGAAGCGGAGGAAGATGGTGGGTGCGGGCCCGGCCGGCCGGGCGGGTCCCCGGGCGTGGATCTGCGCCGGCTGCGGGAGATTCTGGATGCTTCCCCCGTTTACTGCCTCCACCGGGAGACGGCAGAGGCGATGATGCGTGAAATCGACCGGGCCCGGGAAGCCGGGGACTCCCTGGGGGGTGTCTTTGAGATCCGGGTTTACGGCCTGCCGCCCGGCCTTGGCAGCTATGTCCACTGGGACCGCCGCCTGGACGGGCGCCTGGCCGGCGCGCTGATGAGCATTCAGGCCATCAAAGGGGTCGAGATCGGGCTGGGCTTTGCCGGTGCCGCCCTGCCCGGTTCGCAGGTGCACGATGAGATATTTTACAGCCGGGAGAGGGGTTTTCACCGCCGCACCAACCGGGCCGGCGGCCTGGAGGGGGGCGTGACCAACGGTGAGCCACTGATAGTGCGGGCGGCCATGAAACCCATCCCTACCTTATATAAACCTTTACGCAGTGTGGATCTGGCCTCTAAGGAACCCTTTACTGCCTCGGTGGAACGCTCCGATGTCTGTGCCGTACCGGCCGCCTGCGTGGTGGGCGAGGCGGTGGTGGCCTGGGAACTGGCGGCGGCCTGCGTGGAGAAATTTGGCGGCGACACCCTGCAGGAAATGAAAGCAAATTATCAGCAATACCTTGATTATCTCAAGACCAGGATATGA
- the istA gene encoding IS21 family transposase, translating to MIEINLYEQIRYLYAVEKLSKREIARRLGVSRNTVKRYCDGENVPWERKPRQGKCPVTDPIRETVKEWLESDREAPAKQQHTAQRIYERLVNEQGFTGSYSTIRKLVRELRPKNLQAYIPLEFDPGEATQVDWGQTVVIVNGERIRVNILCFRLCYSCAPYVAVFPNQSSDNFLAGHVLAFNFFGGISKRLIYDNLKTAVKDGWGKYVQSLQKDFLALRSHYAFQADFCNPGAAHEKGLVEGLVGYIRRNIFVPVPNVNAIEELQPELDKRCLKYQDKHLQYRPTTIKEALTLEQQHLTPLPAREFDYARTRTAEVDSLSLVKFDRNRYSVPVALAGKTVTVKGYPFQVKIYYRSREIACHPRCYQQNKTRLEWEHYLPLLVKKPRSLQNALPLRQAVLPPGLNQLKEHLLARAQSYELAQVLGLVIEYGIEAVEEAIVQALAANQYSFQAVHYYLTSKKKPVTCQLELETGLPQVKPVDLHIYDQLLGGAAR from the coding sequence GTGATTGAAATTAATCTTTACGAACAAATCAGGTACCTTTATGCCGTGGAAAAACTTTCTAAAAGAGAAATTGCAAGAAGATTGGGCGTATCCCGCAATACCGTCAAGCGTTACTGTGACGGTGAAAATGTACCCTGGGAAAGGAAACCCCGGCAGGGTAAATGCCCGGTTACCGACCCCATTAGAGAGACCGTTAAAGAGTGGCTGGAATCAGATAGGGAAGCACCTGCCAAACAACAACATACTGCCCAGCGCATTTACGAACGCCTGGTAAATGAACAAGGTTTTACCGGCTCTTACTCGACAATTAGAAAACTGGTTCGGGAATTACGACCAAAAAATCTGCAGGCGTATATACCTTTAGAATTCGACCCCGGCGAAGCGACCCAGGTGGACTGGGGGCAGACAGTGGTCATTGTAAATGGTGAGAGGATACGTGTAAACATCCTCTGTTTCCGGCTCTGTTACAGCTGTGCACCCTATGTGGCCGTTTTTCCCAACCAGAGCAGCGACAATTTTCTGGCCGGCCATGTTTTAGCCTTCAACTTTTTCGGCGGTATATCAAAGCGGCTGATATACGACAATCTTAAAACGGCAGTAAAAGACGGCTGGGGGAAATATGTACAGAGCCTGCAGAAGGACTTCCTGGCCCTGCGCAGCCACTATGCCTTTCAAGCGGACTTTTGCAACCCCGGAGCAGCCCATGAAAAGGGTCTGGTCGAAGGGCTGGTCGGCTACATTCGCCGGAACATCTTCGTTCCCGTGCCGAATGTTAACGCCATAGAAGAGTTGCAGCCCGAACTGGACAAAAGATGCCTGAAATACCAGGACAAGCACCTGCAATATCGCCCCACTACGATCAAAGAAGCGCTCACCCTGGAACAACAGCACCTGACCCCCCTGCCGGCCAGGGAGTTCGACTACGCCCGGACCAGAACGGCAGAGGTGGATAGCCTGAGCCTGGTTAAGTTTGACCGGAACCGTTATTCGGTACCGGTGGCCCTGGCCGGTAAAACAGTAACGGTGAAGGGTTATCCCTTTCAAGTGAAGATCTATTACCGCTCCAGGGAAATAGCCTGTCACCCACGCTGTTACCAGCAAAACAAAACCAGGCTGGAATGGGAGCATTACCTGCCGTTGCTGGTGAAAAAGCCCCGTTCTTTGCAAAATGCCCTGCCCTTACGTCAGGCAGTCCTGCCACCCGGTTTAAACCAGCTGAAAGAACACCTGCTGGCCCGGGCTCAAAGCTACGAACTGGCCCAGGTGCTGGGCCTGGTTATAGAATACGGCATTGAAGCGGTGGAAGAAGCCATTGTTCAGGCCCTGGCAGCAAACCAGTACAGTTTCCAGGCTGTACACTACTATCTGACCAGCAAGAAAAAACCGGTGACCTGCCAGCTCGAACTGGAAACAGGCTTGCCCCAGGTAAAACCAGTGGACCTGCACATCTACGACCAGCTCCTGGGAGGTGCGGCCCGGTGA
- the aroB gene encoding 3-dehydroquinate synthase, whose protein sequence is MQEVYINLGARSYSIYVDTGLLPRLGEYLKVLKLTPRVLLITNPVVGSLYGAVAETALRNAGFEVIRAEIPDGEEYKSLATAEKLYDLAYTRELDRRSPVVALGGGVVGDLAGFVAATYLRGVPFIQVPTTLLAQVDSSVGGKVAVNHPRGKNIIGAFYQPRLVLADLDVLKTLDPREVRAGLAEVIKYGVIADQAFFAWLEENLERLLALEARALAHAVAVSCRIKARVVQEDETEQGRRAILNFGHTLGHALEALTGYTTYRHGEAVAIGMAAAVRLAVALGMFPEGDAARVINLIRRAGLPVEVPAGISPGELLASMRRDKKVLAGRLTFVLPVEIGRVEIVRDAPEEAVGRVLRLCCNQKLKF, encoded by the coding sequence ATGCAGGAAGTTTACATAAATCTTGGCGCCCGCAGTTACTCCATTTACGTTGACACCGGCCTGCTGCCCCGGCTGGGGGAGTACCTGAAAGTCCTCAAATTAACTCCCCGGGTGCTCCTCATTACCAACCCCGTGGTGGGCTCCCTTTACGGCGCGGTGGCCGAAACCGCCCTCAGGAATGCCGGTTTTGAGGTGATCCGGGCGGAGATACCCGACGGGGAGGAATATAAGAGCCTGGCCACGGCCGAAAAGCTCTACGACCTGGCCTACACCCGCGAACTGGACCGGCGGAGCCCCGTGGTGGCCCTGGGGGGCGGGGTGGTGGGGGACCTGGCCGGTTTTGTGGCCGCTACCTACCTAAGAGGCGTGCCCTTCATCCAGGTGCCCACCACGCTGCTTGCCCAGGTGGACTCCAGCGTGGGGGGCAAGGTGGCCGTCAACCACCCCCGGGGCAAGAACATCATCGGCGCCTTCTACCAGCCCCGGCTGGTCCTGGCCGACCTGGATGTGCTGAAGACCCTGGACCCGCGGGAGGTGCGGGCCGGCCTGGCCGAGGTGATCAAGTACGGCGTCATTGCCGATCAGGCCTTCTTTGCCTGGCTGGAGGAGAACCTGGAGCGTCTGCTGGCTCTGGAGGCCCGGGCCCTGGCCCATGCCGTGGCCGTCTCCTGCCGCATTAAAGCGCGGGTGGTGCAGGAGGACGAAACCGAACAGGGCCGCCGGGCCATCCTCAACTTCGGCCACACCCTGGGCCACGCCCTGGAGGCCCTCACCGGCTACACCACATACCGCCACGGGGAGGCGGTGGCCATCGGGATGGCGGCGGCGGTCCGGCTGGCGGTGGCCCTGGGGATGTTCCCGGAAGGAGACGCCGCGCGGGTAATCAACCTTATCCGCCGGGCCGGTCTGCCGGTAGAAGTGCCCGCCGGGATCTCTCCGGGCGAGTTGCTGGCCTCCATGCGCCGGGACAAGAAAGTGCTGGCCGGGCGGCTTACCTTCGTCCTGCCGGTGGAAATAGGCCGGGTGGAGATCGTCCGGGACGCGCCGGAAGAAGCGGTGGGGCGGGTTTTGCGTTTATGCTGTAATCAAAAGTTAAAATTTTAA
- the cas6 gene encoding CRISPR-associated endoribonuclease Cas6 — protein MRLMVTLESPGEIILPVHYNYLLQAAIYRQITRPVLREFLHEKGFALGQRRFKLFTFSRLMGRLRLDRAAGKIIFKPPFDLVVCSPIPFVLEEIGNGLLREGNMRLGDSLLEVRAVKVEDVVVRSSPILVRMLSPVVVYSTLETGGKRYTYYYSPFEPRFKELILTNLSKKYLLIFGRPGDGEGFDISPVRVRPSDLKIMEYKGTVIKGWMGTYRLAGDPQLLEVALDAGLGGKNSQGFGCCTVEGRCGGETPSGNSQGFGMFRVVSR, from the coding sequence ATGCGCCTTATGGTAACTCTGGAGAGCCCGGGGGAAATTATACTTCCCGTCCATTACAACTACCTCTTACAGGCTGCCATTTACCGTCAGATTACACGGCCGGTCTTGCGGGAATTTTTGCATGAGAAGGGCTTTGCTCTGGGCCAGCGCCGTTTTAAGTTATTTACTTTTTCACGCCTGATGGGACGGTTGCGGCTTGACCGGGCGGCAGGTAAAATTATTTTCAAGCCTCCCTTTGATCTTGTTGTGTGTTCACCCATCCCCTTTGTTCTGGAGGAGATAGGAAATGGCCTTCTCCGGGAAGGGAACATGCGCCTTGGGGACAGTCTTTTAGAGGTACGTGCTGTTAAAGTGGAGGATGTGGTGGTGCGGTCAAGCCCCATTCTGGTGCGGATGCTTTCCCCGGTGGTGGTGTACAGCACCCTGGAGACTGGAGGAAAGCGCTACACTTACTACTATTCACCTTTTGAGCCGCGTTTTAAAGAGCTCATTTTGACCAACTTGTCCAAAAAGTACCTTTTGATCTTTGGGCGGCCCGGGGATGGGGAGGGTTTTGATATCTCGCCGGTCCGGGTAAGGCCTTCCGACCTGAAAATCATGGAATACAAGGGAACGGTTATTAAGGGGTGGATGGGTACATACAGGCTTGCTGGGGATCCGCAGCTTTTAGAGGTAGCCCTTGACGCCGGACTTGGAGGGAAAAATTCCCAGGGGTTTGGTTGTTGTACGGTGGAGGGGCGGTGCGGTGGGGAGACTCCTTCAGGGAACAGCCAGGGTTTCGGCATGTTCCGCGTCGTGTCCCGTTAA
- a CDS encoding YqeG family HAD IIIA-type phosphatase produces MFKLLYPKLYVAKLFDIDLAELQEKGIYAILLDLDNTIVPRDQDCCPDEIKQWIKKAKKHGFKLCIVSNNSPARVQALASSLDIPAVYRAVKPARRPFIQAMKLLGVTPDQTAVIGDQIFTDVLGGNRLGLYTILVVPLPGREFWATRLFSRRLEKVVLWHLARKMSGGSVAR; encoded by the coding sequence ATGTTCAAGCTGCTTTACCCCAAACTGTATGTGGCTAAACTTTTTGATATCGACCTGGCTGAACTGCAAGAAAAGGGTATTTACGCCATTCTTCTGGATTTGGACAACACTATTGTTCCCAGAGATCAGGATTGTTGTCCCGATGAGATAAAGCAGTGGATAAAGAAGGCAAAAAAACACGGGTTCAAGCTTTGTATTGTGTCAAATAATTCTCCTGCGCGGGTTCAAGCGTTAGCTTCATCCCTGGACATACCGGCGGTTTACCGGGCGGTTAAGCCTGCCAGGCGTCCTTTCATTCAAGCCATGAAACTGCTCGGGGTGACCCCTGACCAGACTGCCGTCATTGGTGACCAGATTTTTACCGATGTGCTGGGTGGCAACCGTTTGGGCCTCTATACCATCCTGGTGGTTCCCCTTCCCGGTCGTGAATTCTGGGCCACACGGCTCTTCAGCCGCCGGCTGGAAAAAGTGGTTCTCTGGCATTTGGCCAGGAAAATGTCGGGTGGGTCGGTTGCCCGCTAA
- a CDS encoding shikimate dehydrogenase family protein, giving the protein MSELISGRTRVCGLFGFPVEHSFSPVMHNAAFRHLGLDFVYVAFAVPPRELERAVAGIRALNLAGVNVTVPHKEKVIPYLDELTAGARLAGAVNTIVHRDGRLVGHNTDGAGFVRFLTDDAGFNPAGKRILLLGAGGAARAVAVHLALAGVKQLLVANRTLSRAAELAALINEETPARAWAVPWPAKDDRVLPERLERKPPGGHDPEEGKGTFVLDTNNGNIKELVALVDLVVQTTPLGMHPREDTCPDFPFDCLRPGQAVVDLVYNPPRTLFMERAARSGARVYNGLGMLLYQGVLAFELWTGEEAPVEVMRRALPF; this is encoded by the coding sequence ATGAGCGAACTGATTAGCGGTCGCACCAGGGTTTGCGGCCTTTTCGGCTTTCCGGTGGAACATTCCTTTTCGCCGGTCATGCACAATGCGGCCTTCAGGCATCTGGGCCTGGATTTTGTCTACGTGGCCTTCGCCGTGCCTCCCCGGGAGCTGGAAAGGGCGGTGGCCGGGATCCGGGCGCTGAACCTGGCCGGGGTCAATGTGACCGTGCCCCACAAAGAAAAGGTTATACCTTATCTTGATGAGTTGACCGCCGGGGCCCGGCTGGCCGGGGCGGTGAACACCATCGTTCACCGGGACGGGCGCCTGGTGGGACACAATACCGACGGGGCCGGTTTTGTGCGCTTCCTGACTGATGACGCCGGGTTTAATCCTGCCGGCAAACGGATACTGCTCCTGGGAGCCGGGGGCGCGGCCAGGGCGGTGGCCGTCCACCTGGCCCTGGCCGGGGTTAAGCAGCTGCTGGTGGCCAACCGCACCCTTTCCCGGGCGGCAGAACTGGCCGCTCTGATTAACGAGGAGACACCCGCCCGGGCGTGGGCCGTGCCCTGGCCGGCGAAAGATGACCGGGTTTTGCCTGAACGACTCGAGAGGAAGCCGCCGGGCGGCCATGATCCTGAAGAGGGAAAGGGCACTTTCGTTCTGGATACAAATAACGGCAATATCAAAGAACTGGTTGCCCTGGTGGATCTGGTCGTTCAAACCACGCCGCTGGGCATGCACCCCCGGGAAGACACCTGCCCGGATTTCCCTTTTGACTGCCTGCGGCCGGGACAGGCGGTGGTGGATCTGGTTTACAACCCGCCGCGCACCCTCTTTATGGAACGGGCCGCCCGTTCCGGCGCCCGGGTATATAACGGCCTGGGCATGCTGCTGTACCAGGGGGTACTGGCCTTTGAACTGTGGACCGGGGAGGAGGCCCCGGTGGAAGTAATGCGCCGGGCTCTGCCTTTTTGA
- a CDS encoding shikimate kinase, translated as MKNIVLIGFMGTGKSAVGRRLAARLGREFVDTDEEIERVTGKTIPQIFARDGEIRFRSEEALVVKKVAARDNLVVATGGGVVLNPENVRALQQNGVLIGLVADPGVIYQRVKRKRNRPLLNGPGDILARIKELLAARAGAYAVAEFTVDTGRHTIDEVVEMIIAYLKERGIV; from the coding sequence ATGAAAAATATTGTCCTGATCGGTTTTATGGGTACGGGGAAAAGTGCCGTCGGCCGGCGCCTGGCTGCCCGCCTGGGGCGGGAATTTGTGGATACCGACGAGGAGATAGAGCGGGTTACCGGCAAAACCATTCCCCAGATTTTTGCTCGGGACGGGGAGATCCGTTTCCGTTCGGAGGAGGCCCTGGTGGTGAAGAAGGTAGCCGCCAGGGACAACCTGGTGGTGGCCACCGGGGGCGGGGTGGTGCTGAACCCCGAAAATGTGCGGGCACTGCAGCAGAACGGCGTACTCATCGGGCTGGTGGCCGACCCCGGGGTAATTTACCAGCGGGTGAAGCGCAAGCGTAACCGGCCCCTGTTAAACGGCCCGGGGGACATCCTGGCCCGGATCAAAGAACTGCTGGCCGCCCGGGCAGGCGCCTACGCGGTGGCGGAATTCACCGTGGATACCGGCCGGCACACCATCGACGAGGTGGTGGAGATGATCATCGCCTACCTGAAGGAACGCGGAATTGTTTGA
- a CDS encoding transposase yields the protein MKRYSDEFKEQILEECSQVGNIALVARRHNISKSTIHSWIKAHRKNGSVKPLPKVLDKRINELEKRLEEVSTENERLKRLVAEKELELAILRDLRNRVNPR from the coding sequence ATGAAACGTTACAGCGACGAATTCAAAGAGCAAATCCTTGAGGAGTGCAGCCAAGTAGGGAATATCGCTCTGGTTGCTAGACGCCACAACATTTCTAAAAGCACCATCCACAGCTGGATAAAGGCGCATCGGAAGAACGGTTCCGTTAAGCCCCTCCCCAAGGTCCTGGACAAGCGGATCAACGAACTTGAGAAGAGGCTTGAAGAAGTCAGCACCGAGAACGAGCGACTCAAACGGCTGGTGGCAGAGAAAGAACTTGAGTTGGCCATTCTTAGGGACCTCAGGAACAGGGTAAACCCTCGGTAG
- the cobK gene encoding precorrin-6A reductase, with protein sequence MILVLYGTTEARELISLLSAGGYPVLATALTAYGGTMAGMGGVVEVLPAPESVADLAGQMKQRGIAMVVDATHPFPGPLSEMARKACNNLQVPYVRYQREETTLPDDPLIHPVDSWNEAVHAAARLGDTIFLTTGSNNLELFVRSPVMKGKRLVVRVLPDHRIIKKCQDLGFLPRDIVALQGPFSTRFNRAIFQAYKADVIVTRDSGRTTDTKIKAALALKLPVVIIKRTPPAENNMVYTYEQVLRLVQRYLG encoded by the coding sequence ATGATTTTAGTTCTTTACGGAACTACGGAGGCTCGGGAACTAATATCTTTGCTTAGTGCCGGTGGTTATCCAGTATTGGCTACCGCCCTGACGGCTTATGGGGGTACCATGGCCGGCATGGGTGGGGTGGTGGAGGTGTTGCCGGCCCCGGAAAGTGTGGCTGATCTGGCCGGGCAGATGAAGCAGCGCGGTATTGCCATGGTGGTGGATGCCACCCACCCTTTCCCGGGTCCTTTGTCCGAAATGGCACGGAAGGCCTGCAATAATTTGCAGGTGCCATATGTCCGCTATCAGCGTGAGGAAACGACCCTGCCGGATGATCCGCTTATTCACCCCGTGGATTCCTGGAACGAAGCGGTGCATGCAGCTGCCCGGCTTGGGGATACTATTTTTCTCACCACGGGGAGCAATAATTTAGAACTTTTTGTGCGTTCTCCGGTCATGAAGGGAAAACGCCTGGTGGTCAGGGTACTGCCGGACCATCGCATAATTAAAAAATGCCAGGATTTAGGTTTTTTGCCCCGGGATATCGTGGCCCTGCAGGGACCTTTTTCTACCCGTTTTAACCGGGCCATCTTTCAGGCCTACAAGGCGGATGTCATTGTAACCAGGGATAGTGGCCGCACCACCGATACCAAGATCAAGGCCGCCCTGGCCTTAAAGCTGCCGGTGGTAATCATCAAGCGTACGCCACCGGCGGAAAATAACATGGTTTATACATACGAACAGGTACTCCGTCTGGTACAACGGTATCTGGGATAG
- a CDS encoding prepilin peptidase, producing the protein MPLPWFWFFSFLLGLCIGSFLNVCIYRLPRGMSLLAPPSHCPACGARLGPLDLIPVVSYLFLRGRCRRCSGAISPRYLLVELLTGAGFLLIAREHGLHVHTAGLLVLFSVLVAASFIDLDHRIIPDRLTLFALATGIPLAALQGAEALKDGLIGSVLGGGILLIVALFSRGGMGGGDVKLAFAIGWYLGWQETLVALFLAFVLGAVVGVLWALRTGRTLKTAIPFGPFLSSGAMLAVLTGDKLISWYLNLWGG; encoded by the coding sequence TTGCCGCTGCCCTGGTTCTGGTTCTTTTCTTTCCTCCTCGGCCTTTGTATCGGCAGCTTTTTAAACGTATGCATCTACCGCCTGCCCCGGGGGATGTCCCTGCTGGCGCCCCCCTCCCACTGCCCGGCCTGCGGCGCACGCCTGGGCCCTCTGGATTTAATCCCCGTGGTGAGCTATCTTTTCCTGCGGGGCCGGTGCCGTCGTTGCAGCGGGGCGATCTCCCCCCGCTACCTCCTGGTGGAGCTTTTGACCGGGGCCGGCTTCCTGCTGATTGCCCGGGAACACGGCCTGCACGTTCATACTGCCGGCCTGCTGGTCCTGTTTTCCGTCCTCGTGGCGGCCAGCTTCATTGACCTGGACCACCGGATCATCCCCGACCGGCTCACCCTGTTTGCTCTGGCCACCGGCATACCCCTGGCCGCCCTCCAGGGTGCGGAGGCTCTCAAAGACGGCCTCATAGGCTCTGTGCTGGGGGGCGGAATATTGTTGATCGTGGCCCTGTTTTCGCGGGGCGGCATGGGCGGTGGGGACGTGAAGCTGGCCTTTGCCATCGGATGGTACCTGGGCTGGCAGGAGACCCTGGTGGCCCTGTTCCTGGCGTTTGTGCTGGGTGCGGTTGTGGGGGTTTTATGGGCGCTCAGGACGGGGAGGACCCTTAAAACGGCCATCCCCTTCGGCCCGTTTCTTTCATCGGGAGCCATGCTGGCCGTGTTGACAGGGGATAAGCTTATTTCCTGGTATCTGAACCTGTGGGGTGGTTGA
- the mobA gene encoding molybdenum cofactor guanylyltransferase: protein MRMKHGEGVGPAGPTSECNIPAAGGDRCFAGTVTGVVLVGGGSNRMGANKALLHFGRERLLDRVVARVQEAFPRVILVSNDPASYNYLGLPVIRDIYPGRGPLSGIHAALSAVATPYIFVVACDMPFVDPKLALYLARQAPGYDVVVVRDGPYLEPLFAVYGKGCHEPIDSLLRKGLRARVVDFFSTVRVKYIERGDLSAVADVDKVFMNINTPRDLEKALQLLD from the coding sequence ATGAGAATGAAACATGGGGAAGGGGTGGGACCTGCCGGTCCCACGTCTGAATGCAACATACCGGCCGCGGGCGGTGATCGCTGTTTTGCCGGAACGGTTACGGGGGTAGTCCTGGTGGGTGGGGGCAGCAACCGCATGGGTGCCAACAAGGCGCTGCTTCACTTCGGCCGGGAAAGGTTATTGGACCGGGTCGTGGCCCGGGTGCAGGAAGCCTTTCCCCGGGTGATACTGGTCAGTAACGACCCCGCCAGCTATAATTATCTCGGCCTGCCGGTTATCAGGGACATTTACCCAGGGCGAGGGCCGCTGTCCGGCATTCATGCCGCTTTGTCAGCCGTCGCCACCCCTTACATATTTGTGGTGGCCTGTGATATGCCTTTTGTCGATCCCAAACTGGCCCTTTACCTGGCACGCCAGGCACCAGGGTATGATGTGGTGGTGGTGCGGGATGGCCCTTACCTGGAGCCCCTTTTTGCTGTTTACGGCAAGGGTTGCCATGAGCCTATCGATTCACTATTGCGTAAGGGTTTGCGGGCGAGGGTAGTGGACTTTTTTTCTACCGTACGGGTAAAATATATTGAACGCGGGGACTTGTCGGCTGTTGCCGATGTTGATAAAGTGTTTATGAATATTAATACACCCCGTGATCTGGAGAAAGCATTGCAACTGCTGGATTAG